In the genome of Leishmania infantum JPCM5 genome chromosome 27, one region contains:
- a CDS encoding putative intraflagellar transport protein IFT88 has translation MNGNDEDIYAAFQTPDIGSNPWTTSTNPFEAPAQEAMGGNPLMQAPPSQWGRAGMGSAWGVPGSRMNTRGCGIPGAARPMTSNRAVGFNSASNGAAAVLFDPTGQARMANMAMGPAPPLKKRSENSQEEELAEMEKQVNKLIEESAMLALQKDYGAALEKAKDAGKLERLLCKKREQYGLAEQINVDLTYAVHFNLAVQYQNHQLYTEALNTYNLIIRNVQFPQAGRLRVNMGNIYLAQQNYLLAIKMYRKVLDETPTAGKELRYHLCRNIANAFVKLGQYRDAANSYETVVEGNGDANATFNLILCYYALGETEKMKRTFTRLMNCRLAGLDGEEDFEEEEKRKDVLVDDSLSRMRKERRARYLKYIITAARLIAPVLHKDWCVGYDYIISQLRTYEMRDPTSHVASELEMCKNLNYLKHKRYQEAINGLKEFEKKDRSLRARAATNLAYLYFLEGDYENGEQYSDLSLIANQYNAKALVNKGNFSFVKKDYDKAKELYNKALAVEADNVEAIYNLGLAAKKLGLYEEAVRMFKRVQALVDSSEVLYQIADLSDLVGDPAALEWFNRLIGRVPTDPNALARIGSLYARDGDDVQAFHYYLEAYRYYQVNMDVISWLGAYFVKNEVYDKAVQFFERASHIQPQEVKWQLMVASCHRRRGDYVQAKRLYEQVHRKYPDNIECLNYLVQLCKDAGLNEEANEWFKATKKVERQQIHSSSSSVGGESGDDDVESSVEGGNNINGHHRRRTSGTAAPDAAVAGRRAGGGAAADKDFSVGLSDDDIVDGKANQNGAKRPKKAKNSDSDDEIDLPGI, from the coding sequence ATGAACGGCAACGACGAGGATATCTACGCGGCGTTCCAGACGCCGGATATTGGGTCGAACCCATGGACGACGAGCACGAACCCCTTCGAGGCCCCTGCGCAAGAGGCTATGGGCGGCAACCCCCTCATGCAGGCCCCTCCTTCGCAATGGGGGCGCGCGGGCATGGGCTCTGCCTGGGGTGTGCCGGGCAGCCGCATGAATACAAGGGGCTGTGGTAtccccggcgccgcgcgtCCCATGACGTCTAACCGCGCTGTCGGCTTCAACAGCGCAagcaacggcgccgctgccgtcctctTTGACCCCACCGGCCAGGCGCGCATGGCGAACATGGCGATGGGCCCGGCCCCGCCGCTGAAGAAGCGGAGCGAGAACAgtcaggaggaggagctggctgAGATGGAGAAGCAGGTGAACAAGCTGATTGAGGAGAGCGCCATGCTGGCTCTGCAGAAGGACTACGGCGCGGCACTCGAGAAGGCCAAGGACGCCGGAAAGCTGGAGCGGTTACTCTGTAAAAAGCGCGAGCAGTACGGGCTCGCCGAGCAGATCAACGTCGACCTTACCTACGCAGTGCACTTCAACTTGGCGGTTCAGTACCAAAACCACCAGCTGTACACTGAGGCCCTCAACACGTACAACCTCATCATTCGCAACGTGCAGTTTCCACAAGCCGGCCGCCTGCGGGTGAACATGGGCAACATTTATCTTGCGCAGCAGAACTACCTCCTAGCCATCAAGATGTACCGCAAGGTGCTCGACGAGACACCGACCGCCGGAAAGGAGCTCCGCTATCACCTCTGCCGCAATATCGCCAACGCGTTTGTGAAGCTGGGCCAGTACAGGGACGCCGCGAACAGCTACGAGACCGTGGTGGAGGGCAACGGCGATGCCAACGCCACGTTTAACCTCATTTTGTGCTACTACGCGCTGggcgagacggagaagaTGAAACGGACCTTCACGCGCCTCATGAAttgccgcctcgcaggcctcgacggcgaggaggactttgaggaggaggagaagcggaaAGACGTCTTGGTAGACGACAGCCTGAGCCGCATGCGCAAGGAGCGCCGCGCCAGATACCTCAAGTACATCATCACGGCAGCCCGCTTGATTGCTCCAGTGCTGCACAAGGACTGGTGCGTCGGCTACGACTACATCATCTCTCAGCTGCGCACCTACGAGATGCGCGACCCGACCTCGCACGTGGCGAGCGAGCTGGAGATGTGCAAAAACCTGAACTACCTCAAGCACAAGCGCTATCAGGAGGCGATCAACGGCCTGAAGGAGTTTGAGAAGAAGGACAGGAGCCTGCGAGCACGGGCAGCCACGAACCTGGCGTACCTCTACTTCCTTGAGGGCGACTACGAGAACGGGGAGCAGTACAGCGACCTCAGTCTCATCGCGAATCAGTACAACGCCAAGGCACTGGTAAACAAAGGCAACTTCTCCTTTGTCAAGAAGGACTACGACAAGGCGAAGGAGCTGTACAATAAAgcgctggcggtggaggcCGACAACGTGGAGGCCATCTATAACCTTGGCTTGGCCGCCAAGAAGCTAGGGCTgtacgaggaggcggtgcgcatGTTCAagcgcgtgcaggcgctcGTGGACAGTAGCGAGGTGCTGTATCAGATTGCCGACCTCAGCGACCTTGTCGGCGAcccggcagcgctggagtGGTTTAACCGCCTCATTGGCCGCGTTCCGACGGACCCGAACGCGCTGGCCCGCATCGGCTCCCTCTACGcccgcgacggcgacgatgtgCAGGCGTTTCACTACTATCTGGAGGCCTACCGTTACTACCAGGTAAACATGGACGTCATCTCCTGGCTCGGCGCGTACTTCGTGAAGAACGAAGTCTACGATAAGGCGGTGCAGTTCTTCGAGCGCGCTTCGCACATCCAACCGCAGGAGGTGAAGTGGCAGCTGATGGTGGCCtcgtgccaccgccgccgcggcgactaCGTGCAGGCGAAGCGGCTCTACGAGCAGGTGCACCGCAAGTATCCCGATAACATCGAGTGTCTCAATTACTTGGTGCAGCTCTGCAAGGACGCTGGCCTCAACGAGGAGGCCAACGAGTGGTTCAAGGCAACGAAAaaggtggagcggcagcagatccacagcagcagcagcagcgtcggcggcgagagcggcgacgacgacgtagAATCCTCCGTTGAGGGCGGGAACAACATCAACGGCCACCATCGCAGACGCACAAGCGGCACGGCCGCACCCgacgcggcagtggcaggccgccgcgcaggtggtggtgctgcggccgaCAAAGACTTTTCCGTCGGCCTCTCCGACGACGACATCGTTGACGGCAAAGCAAATCAGAATGGCGCCAAGAGgccgaagaaggcgaagaacaGCGACTCAGACGATGAAATCGACTTGCCCGGCATTTAG
- a CDS encoding putative histone H1, with protein MSSDSAVAALSAAMTSPQKSPRSSPKKTAAKKAAAKKAAAKKAGAKKAGAKKAVRKVATPKKPAKKAAKKAAKKPAKKVAKKPAKKAAKKPAKKPAKKAAKKAAKKAAAKK; from the coding sequence ATGTCCTCTGATtccgccgttgctgccctTTCCGCTGCCATGACCTCGCCGCAGAAGTCTCCTCGCTCGTCGCCGAAGAAGACGGCTGCGAAGAAGGccgcggcgaagaaggccgcggcgaagaaggccggggcgaagaaggccggggcgaagaaggcggtgAGGAAGGTGGCTACGCCGAAGAAGCCGGCGAAGAAGGCTGCGAAGAAGGCCGCGAAGAAGCCGGCGAAGAAGGTCGCGAAGAAGCCGGCGAAGAAGGCTGCGAAGAAGCCGGCGAAGAAGCCGGCGAAGAAGGCTGCGAAGAAGGCCGCGAAGAAGGCCGCGGCGAAGAAGTAA
- a CDS encoding putative translation initiation factor eIF2B subunit-like protein: MSSSSEKEAKKQEELRLAGSDSEGARAAVKAQRELKKKRDAMRKLEKRLKGIKDDAAKKVEYDAAKAVVDEVAAEVNAIERKLAELTGKALESAAAPEPAPAASPSSPISLTSATVTATGKEAAKESQMRFVGQSGDEARSAVKTQRELKKKRDALRKVQKKMRSCGSDAEAAAAMEQEAALLAEIGHLEALSGASSAPSTAHVAAAPSASTPATAAASPTALVTVATNKSSGAKAVISGEPAKEITAEERAASAKRLHDLVQGAMDANRLKCLHVLPRDAVVHPRIAEVAVLMEQMLLVGGSARALALISAFRELSRATTVLAVPSLNEVDTTAFEKLIQINFDFVRRKREASAGMRHVKDVLVRRFVALRDEVIHPKPSMVDLIKDLGGPREVTLKILDVIEAELKMSFKSIVEDRSLPYVSSSDTILVFGRSSLVEYILLSRSRDPQCKPKRVIVIDSAPLFEGRQLAEKLSSAGIGVTYGLITACCTLMPKCTRVFMGASAVLQNGDMFGRCGMALVAACAKLFRKPVLCFSESYKFVPEVWVGNLAQNTKLADMRPAAEVHGSDTGTHSPLVYHTPPTLSPPQLRASGGWGTPARGADFLARSGGGGAVPFSSSASGYLYDLTPASYVDMIICEMGCLHTSAIVAAIKDREGRDTSQLVNLVRG; encoded by the coding sequence atgtcgtcgtcttcggagaaggaggcaaagaagcaggaggagctTCGGCTGGCCGGCAGCGACTCCGaaggcgcgcgtgctgccgtGAAGGCACAGCGCGAActgaagaagaagcgagaCGCCATGCGCAAATTGGAGAAGAGGCTCAAGGGTATCAAGGACGATGCTGCCAAAAAGGTGGAGTACGACGCTGCGAAAGCTGTCGTGGATgaggtggcggcagaggTAAACGCGATCGAGCGAAAGCTGGCGGAGTTGACCGGGAAGGCTCTCgagagcgctgccgctcctgaaCCGGCCCCTGCCGCATCCCCTTCTTCACCGATTTCTTTGACATCGGCAACCGTGACGGCAACGGGTAAGGAGGCGGCAAAGGAATCCCAGATGCGTTTTGTGGGTCAAAGTGGCGACGAGGCCCGTTCCGCTGTGAAGACGCAGCGCGAGttgaagaagaagcgcgaTGCACTGCGCAAGGTGCAGAAGAAAATGAGGTCGTGTGGGAGTgacgccgaggccgccgccgctatggagcaggaggcggcacTGCTCGCCGAGATCGGCCACCTCGAAGCCCTGAGCGGGGCATCGTCGGCTCCGTCGACAGCGCACGTTGCGGCCGCCCCTTCCGCCTCGACTcctgcgacggctgcggcctcGCCAACAGCGTTGGTCACCGTCGCGACCAacaagagcagcggcgccaaaGCGGTGATAAGCGGCGAGCCTGCCAAAGAGATCACTGCGGAGGAGCGGGCGGCGTCAGCGAAGAGACTGCACGACCTCGTTCAAGGTGCCATGGATGCCAACCGGCTCAAGTGCCTGCACGTTCTAccgcgcgacgccgtcgtgcaCCCCCGCATCGCCGAGGTAGCTGTGCTGATGGAGCAGATGCTTCTTgtcggcggcagtgcacgcGCCTTGGCACTCATCTCCGCCTTCCGCGAGCTGAGTCGCGCAACCACCGTCCTCGCCGTGCCATCTCTGAACGAGGTGGACACAACCGCGTTTGAAAAGCTCATCCAGATCAACTTTGACTTTGTGCGCCGCAAGCGTGAGGCCTCGGCCGGCATGCGCCACGTGAAGGATGTGCTCGTGCGCCGCTTCGTCGCGTTGCGGGACGAGGTAATTCACCCAAAGCCGAGCATGGTCGACCTCATCAAGGACCTCGGAGGTCCGCGTGAGGTGACGCTGAAGATACTGGACGTCATTGAGGCCGAGCTGAAGATGTCGTTCAAAAGCATTGTAGAGGATCGCTCGCTGCCGTACGTTTCGAGCAGCGACACTATCTTAGTGTTTGGCCGCAGTAGTCTGGTCGAGTACATCTTGTTGTCCCGTTCGCGTGATCCACAATGCAAGCCGAAGCGCGTCATTGTGATCGACTCTGCGCCCCTCTTTGAAGGCCGGCAGCTGGCCGAAAAGCTCTCGAGCGCCGGCATTGGCGTGACGTACGGTCTCATCACGGCATGCTGCACATTGATGCCCAagtgcacgcgtgtgttCATGGGGGCTTCGGCTGTGCTGCAGAACGGTGACATGTTTGGCCGCTGCGGCATGGCGCTCGTGGCGGCCTGCGCGAAGCTGTTCCGCAAACCTGTGCTGTGCTTTAGTGAGAGTTACAAATTTGTGCCAGAGGTGTGGGTGGGCAACTTGGCACAGAACACAAAACTTGCGGACATGCGGCCTGCCGCGGAAGTGCACGGCAGtgacacaggcacgcacagccCGCTTGTATACCACACCCCACCCACGCTATCCCCTCCTCAGCTACGTGCCTCTGGGGGTTGGGGCACACCGGCGCGCGGTGCCGACTTCCTTGcacgcagcggtggcggtggcgcggttCCGTTCTCGTCAAGTGCCTCCGGCTACCTTTACGATCTGACGCCTGCCTCGTACGTAGACATGATCATCTGCGAAATGGGGTGCCTGCACACGTCTGCCATCGTGGCAGCTATTAAGGATCGCGAAGGCCGCGACACGTCGCAGCTCGTGAATCTTGTCCGGGGATGA